Within the Candidatus Aminicenantes bacterium genome, the region GCTTTTGGCCTCGATGCACGTCCCGCCGGCAGCGAACAGCCCTTCGGATTTCTTGGCATAGGGCCGCCGCACGGACGAGGGCTTGACCCAGGTCTTGCCTCCGTCGGACGTGGTCAGCACGAAGATGCGGCCGCCGATCGGGTCGCCGACCGCCCAGCCGTCAAGCGGCCCGGAGAAGTCGATGCCGTCCAGGAAGATGCCGCTGGCGTTGTCGTGATAGACCTCGGTCCAGGTCTCGCCGCCGTCGGCGGTTCGGAAGATGCGGGCCGGCTTGGCGATGCCCATGACTACGGCCGTCTGGGCGTCGAAAGCCTCGATGTCCCGGAAATCGACCCCTTCCGCGCCGGGCACCTTCTTGCGGGCCCAGGTCCGGCCGCCGTCCACGGTCCGCAGGACGGTGCCTTCGGACCCGGAGGCCCAAGCTGTGACCGCGTCGACGGCCGCGACACCGCGCAGCCCCGCCGAGACGCCGCTGTCCTGCAGCTCCCAGGCCAGGATCGGGGCGCGGGCTTGCCGATTCACGGGAACAGCTTCGGGAGCCTTCATCGAAGCCATCGCCGCCAGCGACAAGACCAGGACGGCGAGCGCGCATCGGAGCGGGAAATTCGGGCGGGGGCGGAGCGGGGTGGTCGGCATCATGAGAGACTCCTTGCGGGTTCATTGTATCCGAAGTCGCGGGGCCGGCAACAGGGGATT harbors:
- a CDS encoding YCF48-related protein; translated protein: MMPTTPLRPRPNFPLRCALAVLVLSLAAMASMKAPEAVPVNRQARAPILAWELQDSGVSAGLRGVAAVDAVTAWASGSEGTVLRTVDGGRTWARKKVPGAEGVDFRDIEAFDAQTAVVMGIAKPARIFRTADGGETWTEVYHDNASGIFLDGIDFSGPLDGWAVGDPIGGRIFVLTTSDGGKTWVKPSSVRRPYAKKSEGLFAAGGTCIEAKSPTEVRFCSGGLISRIFHTADGGRNWAITDSPLLKGEPSFGTYAIAFRNERDGIAVGGDYRDEPAAEKNAAFSMDGGASWTVVNDRKPDGFRECVAFVPGATTSMAITVGPSGSDFTLDGGRSWTPIPGPMGFHALSFAPDGTAGWAVGKGGIVARIRLGR